The Megalopta genalis isolate 19385.01 chromosome 8, iyMegGena1_principal, whole genome shotgun sequence sequence AGTTCAGCCCCGAGGAGAGTATCATCGACATCGACAAACTCAGCGCTTCCACGTTGTTCAAGTCGGAGAAGACGGAGAAGTTCGACAAAGAGAAACACCCGAGCCAGTTCGGCCAGCAGAAGGAGCTCACGTTGAGTGGCGGGGGCACGATGTTTCtgaagagcaacaggagcagaGATAATACGCCCAGTCAAGAGGCTGCTAAGCTCGACGACTTCCGGGCCGTCACGATCAGCGACGACACCACCACCGTTGGGGGAGACAGGCTTAAGTCCATTCTCAGGGAGAAGCAGTCGGAGGATGGTAAGATCTGTTTACGATGTTCTTGAGAGCCTGAATTGAAAGAGTTATGAGACTTTACAGCGGGTCCCGTTTCGAACGTGTTGGCCCCGTTCGTTTCATTTGAACGGAACTTGCGAAGTATTAGGTTGTGGTGTATGAAACgtcggattttctttacatgCGAACGTTTGTCGCTCTGATTTCGTTAATGCTTTTGTTTTAGGCGTAATCTCGTTTATAGTCGTACCGTATATTGCCAGAGTCACGTTTCGACGAAGGAGATTTTCTCAAAAGTGCTccattttgttgtttgttttgaatttcgtaGGGATATGAATTCAACCGATATTCGTGTAATTTGTTTAGATGAGTATAAACTTGGTAATAATGCTGCGAAAGCTGCGCGCGATATAAACCAGGCGTTCGGGGAGAAttaacgatcgaaaagtgcagcgttgctttgaaaattttcggtccGGTGACTTTTTCCTACAAAATGAACCGCGTGGAAGACCCAAAACGTCTGTGAAAAATGATGCTCCGAAAGCATTGGTGGAAACGAATGTGACCGGAGTAATTCGCTATTCGTTCCTTCGAGCTGAAGAGACAATTACAGCCGAAAAGTACTGCCGGTACAACgatgaaatgcatgaaaaattgaaaattatacgccCATCGCTTGTTAATCGGCGTGGCCCAATACTTCTCCGCGACAACGCTCGACCGTACacgtcgtacaaaacaattgcgaaattaaatgaattaaaatatgaaattgtgCAGCAGCcagcttattcgccggatctttcgccaaccgattttcattcttttaaacgtttagaacagtttttacgggctaaacggtatgaaaatgaagacagcctgaaaaattccatatcagagtttatcgattctgaagatcagaatttctttaagacaggcatctataataataaaataaataaacagcTTCTGGAAAaaagatatgcagttttatatattcacttaaaaatccgacatttcacaCCCACCAACCTAATAGAAGCGAATAATTTTCTTTGACGAAAATAGTTGTTACATTGTCGTTGCAGTTGCGATCATTAGAAAATGTTCGATTgcaatcatttcttagaagATAAGAAATTTGGTATTCATTGCCTACGTTtgcttgaatgcttaaatattatcTCAAGTGGGCAGATTCTTAATAAGTTAATTCAGGTAATAATACAAGAACAGTAACACTGATACCTAAAACAGATTACTATTAACACAGCAATGGATTATATACGGaaacaattacagtaaattctccctaattgacgctcagattgtacacaaagatggtcaatttgggaagaggtggatacgattattcgagccccgcggctcATTTTAatacttgttgacaatcggcgattataaaaacgagccacgaggctcgaatataatcgcatctcctctttccaaattgtccatctttgcgcacaatctgagcgccaatacGAGAGAATTGTATcgcttaaccgtttgagtcccaggggatATTCAGAAAACATGGTCGAAAAGTGGCGAACAGCGTAATAACGCTTGttttaattgattgcgaagagaaccaagcggcgcgacagcgctcgtcaagattgacaaacgaaacgaaaagaaaagaaaatgaaaaaaagcagctatgcgatgtacgcgcgtcactaaagtttgatcgcgatacaagatctgaacagcgcgatcgcgctgcttgggactcgaacggttaaaacAGTAGAACAACGAAAATAATTGAAGAACATCTTGATATACTATTTTCCAGTTGTTAAGTTCACTAAAGATATGACACAACATTTTGCAACATCATTCAATAGATTCAGAAGATCCAGACTATTCATCGTTATCAAAAGAGTCCTCCGGCCATTGTTCGTATCATTCCTTAGGTTCGAGGAATCGTAACCAAATGAATGTTCCGAGATGAAAATCCTAACTTGAATTCGCGTGTGGCAGATGACAGACCAGCTGACGAGGAGCGTAAAAGCGTCCGATTCGACATATCGAAGGAGGTGGACATCAAGTTCATGTATTTGGAGGAGGACTGGGACTCGGAATCGGAGGAGCAGAACGTCCGGATATCCGCGGTGGTGACGAACAAGCTCACCGGCTCGGTTCTGTCCGCGGAAAGCTCCGACGGGCAAAGCTTCGACGACAAAGAGGACCCCGAGAACCGAGAGGACTCGGAGAGCAAGCCCGACGAGGACACCGGGAAGAGTTCGTCGTCGGACAAGCCGGAGCCCTCGACGAAGAACGCGAAGATCGTCGGCAAGAGGTTCGTCGTTCAGAACGTCTCCGAGAACGAGCACCGTGATCAGATGGCCAGGGAAAGCCTGTCGAGGGACAGCATGTCCATCGAGAGCAGCCTGGACTACCAGCCGAACAAGATCGACAACGTGAAGAACGTACGGCGGAAGAGCAAGCCGAAGAAGCCGGCGATCAGGTTCTCGAAAGAGAGGCagaccgacgacgacgacacgtCGGACATGTCGAAGGTGCATCAGGATCTGGATTTCCCGGGGCAGGAGAGCGGCGGCCTGAAGAGTTACGAGGAGACGAAGGCGCAGCTGATGAAGGAGCACGAGGAGGACATCGAAATGCTGAAGAAAGAGTACGAAGAGAAGCTGGAGAAGACGAGGTGGGACCTCGAGGAGGACTTCGCGGCGCAGAAGGAGCTCTTGGAGAAGAATATGAACGATAGGTTGGAGCAGCTGAGGATCGATATTGCTCAGAAGGTAGAGATTTCTTCAGGATCGACCCTTCCTCGTCGAGCTCCGACTAATTTTCATGTTGATCTTTCAGGAGGAACGGGAGATTCAGAAGCTGATCGCTGAGATGGACGAGGCGAGGCTGGAGAACCTAAAGAAAGTGAAGGCCGAGTTGGAGGTCTGCTACGAGAAGGAGAGGCAAGAGATTCTGACGAACTTGAAGATCGAACTGGACGAAAGGAAGAAGGAGCTGCTGGAGCTGAGGAACCAGGAGATGGGCAAGCTGGAGGACGAGCACGAGCGCGACCTGGGCGAGGAGAAGCTCGCCAAGCTCAGCGAGATAGAGCTGACGAAACAGCACAACGAGAGAATGGAGACGTTGAAGAAGGAGCTGGAGAAAGAGTTCGACGAGGTGCGCGCCGAGCTCTGGGTACGGCAGAGGGAGAAAATCACGAAAATTACGGAGGATCACGAGAAGTGCCTAGAGGATATTCTGCGTAATTTCCGGATCGACGTGAGTACCTGACGATGCCTATTATTCTAAGTACCTGAGACCGTGTGCACGCGACCACGTTGCGCAACCCCGTCGATTCTCCCGTTGCGCGCGATGCGACTCCGGCTCTAATGCTACCTCGaacccatccttctttaaggaAATTAGGTTATTTATGGGCGATAGAAACGATTGCCCCGGTTATGCAACCAGGCTGGTTGTTAACTCGGGCTCGAGGCGTTCGTACGGCGAGACCTCGTTAGCCCAAGCAACTTCTTTCTGCGAACGCAATAAAATCGCTCGCGCGCGAGCTCCTTCGGTGCTAATGGATTCGTCATTCAGTTACCGCGGTTTCGTCCACGATTGTGTAACCACACGTCCGGAATGCCTTGGTCTAGCCTTTAAGACGAGTCTCCCCGTGAAATTATGTACTCCGGAACGACTAGAATTTAAGGAACGATAAACCGTGCAACGCGCCACGCCGTCTCGGAACCGGCAGATTCCgcgtacagtgatgtctccttaactgacgctcaaattgtgcataaaaatggacaatttggaaacagaaaatacgatcgttcgagccttgcagctcgttttcataattgtcgacaattcgtgactataaaattgaaccgcaaggctcgagtaatcgtatctcctcttccctaattgtccatttttgtggacaatccgagcgccaattggagagacattactgtatattcggAACACCGTATATAGTATTTTAATAGAGcagaatattatttttctaacgtcGTTGAATTATGGAGACGAGCTTCGAAGAGGATAAAcagaaatattgggttggcaactaagtaattgccgatttgttcgatgaaataaaaaattttttttacttggaatgaagtttaatctgtaatgtattttccatattgttcgatgaccttttgccatctctctgacaacttgaaaattccacgctcgtagaaagtctgacccttttcgaccaaaaactgagttaagtgagattttacagcgtcatcatcgttaaaagttttaccacgaagggagttgtccagggatcgaaataggTGGTAATCCgttggcgcgagatcaggactatatggtgggtgtaacatcaattcccaaccaatatccatcaatttttgccgagtggacaaagacgtgtgcggcctagcattgtcctggtggaaaatcacacctttacgattgaccaattctggtcgcttttccttgaccgctgcattcaatttgtccagttgctaacattcacggataataaaaaataacataataataataatactaataattttataatataacatttacggatgtcataaaaatggaagtgagagacatctataactgaaatcggcaattacttagttgccaacccaatatatagcTTGTATACGCTAACTTTCTGTGACGCTTGTTTGGAGAtttaactctttggggcacaggatttcagaaaataaaatagacccaTGTGGCACAGACATTTCATCGCGTTTTCAATTGAACATAATTGctatatttttgttaacaaacgAATCACGTAGTATAAAAacgtaataaaaagaaataataataattcaattcaatttgttgttacaGAGGAGGGGGACCCAAGTAGTCCCACCGTGCCACATGGGTTCATGAACGCGTATTGTAATATCTTTAGGAGGGTCTAAAAATGTCCCACTATGCATTATCGTGCAGCAAAAAGATGGCACATTTTTAATCCCACCGTGGCCCAAAGAGTTGAGCAGGTCTCCAGTCTTTTCTCTTTAAAGGCAACGTTTCTTTGTTCAGAAACGTTCAGTCGTTTCTGCACGCTTTACAGAGTAAAACGGCCTCGTTGATCTCGATATTGTATTCGAGTGTACGAAAGCAGTTTGCATATACTTGAAACGTTCCCTCACAATCCAAGTGTTTATTCCTTTACACAGGAGGTTATGCTCAATCAGGAAATGGAAAGAACGCGACTTATAAATTCTcttttagagaatttatagagagtttatttttatagttataaattgtccacaattatagaaacgagccgcaaggctcgaataataatcgtatttcctcttcccaaattatccaatttagtggacaatccgagcgtcagtaagggagacattactgtagctctTTTTGCATCTTAAGGATTACATGTTGCAGCATTAATCGCTACATCattagtagaaaatattaagCATTATCAGAAATGTGTACGGCATCAAAGCGCCACGATTTTTTCGTTAATTAATTACGGTGCGATGTCAGCCGCTGCAACGATTTTTCCGAGTCAATCGCCGAATTTGTTCGAAACTTCGTGACGAGCATAACCCCTCGAAGAAGTTGAGGTATCAACGTTATCCGGTCGGCCAATTTTATACGCTATAAATAGTCTCTTTTGGCGTGCCAAAATATTAGAAACGTTGCGTCAGGTTTTCCAAGAATTTAATAATGTGTACGATTTCTGATAAGCTTACCGACGTTAACGTTCACGCACGAAcaattatgtattataattcAAATTCGAAACGCAGCTAATCTCAGTCAGCCTTCGTAAAATGAATTTCGAGAGCTTGCAGCAAACAGTATTGTGAATTTCTCTAGAATTAAGTATCGAGCTAGGCTGAGAATCGTTAGCCGCTACCGATTATGGCTTTAACAGTTGACGCTGTCTCTGCTACGAGATAATAAAACTGATACGAAACATGCAGTCTCTGTGCAGTCTCCTAACACTAACACATTCCAGCTCATAAGTCTCAGGATATCTGTCGCGCCTGTAGAAACCGGCGGCCGTGTCGCCGCTTTTTTCGAACGAACGTTGCATCGATTCGAGCTGGACCGCCTGTCCGCGTTGTCCTagcactttatcgaccgctagcctgttaatcggcttttcgattgccaatgtttatcgaccgctagcctgtTAATCGGATTTtggattgccaatgcttatcgaccgatagcctattaatcggcttttagctatactgttttgttagtagctgtaTACTAACCCctccatatccttatgaataataataataataatagtaataataataataatagtaataataataataatagtaataataataataataataataattattattattattattattattattattattattattattactactattattattattgttaaaggaataagcacaacacaatgagtAGCGAAAATTTaggcggtacagtaatgtctctccaattgacgcccagattgcgcacaaaaatggacaattttggaagaggagatacgattattcgagccttgcggtttgtttttatagttacaaattgtccacaattgtaaaaatgtgccgtatcgtatctcctcttcccaaattgtccattttagtgcgcATTGGACAATTGACGCATCTGGGCGTCAatttcagtggacaatctgagcgtcagtaagggagacatcaccgtactgggagcaaatgcgcgcgcgactaagccagtccttgcCGAGTTGCAGCCTCGACCACGACCGGTCGATAAAGTGCTAGCATAACTTATCCTAGCATTTACGAACGGGTCTGTTACTTATAATACATACGTGAATCTATGTGACCCGATAGGCAAGCGATGAGCCTCAACACGATTCCACCGTTCCACGTTCGAATCCTAGCAAGTAATCGCTGTTGCCACCGTGGATCACGATGGATGGTCGATCACGAGCGTGTGGAGGAGGATTAATTGGGGCCGGCGGCGGTGTTTGTCGTTCGATGTTTGTCAACGTTTTCACGAACGGGAGTCCGGTTTCCTGCCTCGGGCCAGAGTCTGAAGGGAGTTTGTCTGCTGCCGTTTCAGGAGACCGTAGCCCAGCAGCAGATCTACAAGCAGCGTTTAGGGGATATCTGGCCGGGCAGGTCCGTGGAGATCAAGGCGAGGAAGCTGGCCGAGCAACGGTCCTTCCAGCAGGAGAGCGTCGACATCGAGAAGATGAGGTCCGAGAACCGTCTGATGCAGGACAAGTATACGGCGCTCCGGGAAAAGTACAAGAAGCTGAAGAACGACGTTCGCCTGGCCGTCGAGAGGAGGAGCTGGAGGAAGGCGGAGTACAACACGACCTCCGAGACCGAGAAGTCGACGTCCACCAGGACCAGGACCGATATAACCGAGTCGTCGGAACAAAAGTGAGTCGAACTTGACGTCTGATATCGAGAATAAAAAATACCGTATCGGTCAACCATTTGCTGTTTCGAGGGTGTCCAGAACGCGGTGATCCCCGTTGTCGATCTTCAAACGTGCTTCGTTATTTGATTCTTTATTAAGAAATCGCGACGCGGtcgaaaatcgaaaaatcgaaaCTATTTGTCTGAAGAATAGACTTGGGAGTTGGGACTGTTGTAACTTTCCGAAAAAGAATAATTTTCATACTACGCGAACACTGAATATTTAGTCACAAACACGCGGGTTTGCATGAAATTCGGTGTGAAACTGAGCTTTAGAATCGATACAGATTGAGATATTTGCGTACGCAGTTTTGAAAATTgtcattttaaacaattcgagTGGAACGGTtttagaaaattaaaaattaaaattagaaattgatgataatagaataatagaatataaataatctaatataataattaggACATTATTAATAATCTTATTAATCTTCGCGCTCCGTTGGCTCAGCTACGGAGACGTCGCTCGTTTTTTCGGTATTTCTCATTAATTATTGATGCAGACATGTATAATTAATTCATACATTCTCTATGAATTACTATGTATACTATATATGCTATATACAGgtctcaaaattatggcatttccgggaaatgtggggttcctcagatcatttgaagtaactttctcctctacaaaaatattctccgaggcatcgttaacgagttattaacgaaaaacattgaccaatgagaagcgagctcggctgacgcgaggcggctcagccaaccggcgcacgaagcccagttccgctcatttgctcggtcgcctcgcgccagctgagctcgtttctcattggtcactgttttccgttaataactcgttaatggagcctcggagaaaatttttgtaaaggaaaaagttgtttcaaatgacccgaggaacccgccactttcggattgcgagacatttttgggacactctgtatatactgtatatatatactagATATACAAAAAGAAGCTAATTAATAATAAGGCGATTTAACGGTAGCGTAACTCCCGAGTTTGCGAATTCCGATGGCACAGACGACGGAAGAGCAAGAGAACGATTAAACGGCAAATGGTTGACTGCGTTGTACAGTGCCGTAGGGTGTAGAGAGCATTCGTAGATGTTAGTAGCTGTTTGTAACGAGTAACAAGCATGCATCCTGTCTACAAACGAATACACTGGGTATTTTAATTGCTCGCCAAATGTCTCGGAGTAGAATCCTCCACGAAGAACAAAAGTTCGTACAATGGACACTGTTCGAGTACCAGGTGTATTCCCAGCAAGTATTATACATGCCTCGATCATGTTAAATGTTACTAACGTTTAAGTTCTTGCACATAATACATTTGTCTCATCACTGCCTCAGTACCTTCACAGTCAGTGTCACTTTTGTCGTACCCCAGATAACTATACGGACTTTGTAACATATTTCTTGCGTGTCACCGAGCGGACACACGCGCCAGGTGTGTGCACCCACGGCAAATTCGAtagacattataatatataatttcatctCAGTAGCTAATATCACCCAAGCAAAATTCGTCACACTGATCCTTGCAGCTATAATCAAAGATCAGCGCTAACGATAAGTATCGCACTCTCTATAGATATGTACATAATTAATTAGCCGACGCTCTTAGAACAGCGCCTGTGGTGGAGCTTTTTTATTAACACATTCGCCGGTATCACAGTCGGTGGGTAAACGATCCAACCTAACGTTGTGTGCGTGTTCGTAACGAAAGCGAATGGgagaaaacagaaaagaaaagggAATTAACAGTACTTAACGCGATCGTTAACGCGAACAGCAAACTATGAATAGCCGAACGTTTTATTATTAGGGACGATAGCGAGGACGTGTTTGCATCTTGACGCTGCTGAGGCAGCCGTGATATGCCGCTGCGACGGCGAACGTGTTACGATACCATCACAGACCATAGAATTTCGCCGGTCCTTGACGCTCACGCATCCAGGGGAATACACTGTGAAGGTACTCTCTCACGTTCATGCGAATCGTCCTAATGTCTGGCTATAGGCCTTAAATCGTGCTCGCAGTACCCCGGTGAGGAACACGCGGTCTAGCTCTGCGACGCGAAACGGAAAGCCGCCGGAGGCTCGGTCCGCGGCCGATCAGTCCGAGGATCAGCCGGAAGCGGACGCCTCCAGCTCGCAGAAGACGACCGCCCCGGGCTGCCAGAAGACGGCCGCCGGAACGAACTCGAAGACCGCCGCGAAATTCGAGTCCGACGACACGACCACCACCGCCAGCGAGACGAACGCGAACATGATGATGATCAGGAAGAAGAAGAGCCTCGGCAAGAGAACGGCCAGCGCAGTCAGGGTCAGCTCGAGCGCCgccaacaacagcaacaacaacaacaacaatcccGAGAATCCGGTCGAGAATATCAGGAAGCAGCTAGAGAAGCTCGAAGATCTCGGTGATCAGCTTCCTAGCAATGAAACGGCCTACACCTTGCGATATCCTTTCCAAGACAAAGGTGAATGTTGACGAATGCCGTCGAGCTACCGTTCGCCCCGTTTCAGTTCTCCGGTAGTAGCGTTCACATACGTCGTGTTTAAACGCATGAATTATTTTATAGAACTTTTTATGATTAGCTAATCTTACTTGTTCGAGCAACTACGATTGAAACGCTTCGATTTCTCGGACTCGAGAGCTTCTTACTTTCTTGCTCGCTtggtttttcttcttctt is a genomic window containing:
- the Cep164 gene encoding centrosomal protein 164 isoform X1, whose product is MSISQDSAATIVCREVFDETSHPSNEEVLDYARHLGIDPDAEPHLMDLAREGLMAALPKGWRPCLVESTGAWYYYQTSTGTTTWEHPLDAVYKELVEQARAGNARQMSVEEDSKTTAKELESHEEATLPKEASSSKDPTKCSSKISLPPTRIPTKLTPLKKPEKLEGARRKESLTQEKPLKLQIDKPDTPLANDRAARDYTNLKFQDPMFYECPKLLENVASPSASTVSATPSAKELDLKEVLKRSESLSPRNEKWEQLSCKFSPEESIIDIDKLSASTLFKSEKTEKFDKEKHPSQFGQQKELTLSGGGTMFLKSNRSRDNTPSQEAAKLDDFRAVTISDDTTTVGGDRLKSILREKQSEDDDRPADEERKSVRFDISKEVDIKFMYLEEDWDSESEEQNVRISAVVTNKLTGSVLSAESSDGQSFDDKEDPENREDSESKPDEDTGKSSSSDKPEPSTKNAKIVGKRFVVQNVSENEHRDQMARESLSRDSMSIESSLDYQPNKIDNVKNVRRKSKPKKPAIRFSKERQTDDDDTSDMSKVHQDLDFPGQESGGLKSYEETKAQLMKEHEEDIEMLKKEYEEKLEKTRWDLEEDFAAQKELLEKNMNDRLEQLRIDIAQKEEREIQKLIAEMDEARLENLKKVKAELEVCYEKERQEILTNLKIELDERKKELLELRNQEMGKLEDEHERDLGEEKLAKLSEIELTKQHNERMETLKKELEKEFDEVRAELWVRQREKITKITEDHEKCLEDILRNFRIDETVAQQQIYKQRLGDIWPGRSVEIKARKLAEQRSFQQESVDIEKMRSENRLMQDKYTALREKYKKLKNDVRLAVERRSWRKAEYNTTSETEKSTSTRTRTDITESSEQNTPVRNTRSSSATRNGKPPEARSAADQSEDQPEADASSSQKTTAPGCQKTAAGTNSKTAAKFESDDTTTTASETNANMMMIRKKKSLGKRTASAVRVSSSAANNSNNNNNNPENPVENIRKQLEKLEDLGDQLPSNETAYTLRYPFQDKAPANASSELEFFRHRIHVERDSVRRAQEALRDQETAFQRRQRAWKQSSARATLEQLVQEERELSDVEVSLHRTKSLLGEKVIHLRHLEQTLERVASARRNENDASSTRNDELTLSDMSSASSGFSSTDVGTDPFIDKPDHYQESTEIIASLENLNSEIREIWGVLSKRQDSNVPPPPTLMYSYLRWLRFHHLAAQPNNVQGTFGTPNIQSNILSQLTAAQPPAATTQNMIAQYGPNSGFTTSVGTVEKTTSNLMERTWNLRDWLRQARVENTDLITPGQATL
- the Cep164 gene encoding centrosomal protein 164 isoform X3 — protein: MSISQDSAATIVCREVFDETSHPSNEEVLDYARHLGIDPDAEPHLMDLAREGLMAALPKGWRPCLVESTGAWYYYQTSTGTTTWEHPLDAVYKELVEQARAGNARQMSVEEDSKTTAKELESHEEATLPKEASSSKDPTKCSSKISLPPTRIPTKLTPLKKPEKLEGARRKESLTQEKPLKLQIDKPDTPLANDRAARDYTNLKFQDPMFYECPKLLENVASPSASTVSATPSAKELDLKEVLKRSESLSPRNEKWEQLSCKFSPEESIIDIDKLSASTLFKSEKTEKFDKEKHPSQFGQQKELTLSGGGTMFLKSNRSRDNTPSQEAAKLDDFRAVTISDDTTTVGGDRLKSILREKQSEDDDRPADEERKSVRFDISKEVDIKFMYLEEDWDSESEEQNVRISAVVTNKLTGSVLSAESSDGQSFDDKEDPENREDSESKPDEDTGKSSSSDKPEPSTKNAKIVGKRFVVQNVSENEHRDQMARESLSRDSMSIESSLDYQPNKIDNVKNVRRKSKPKKPAIRFSKERQTDDDDTSDMSKVHQDLDFPGQESGGLKSYEETKAQLMKEHEEDIEMLKKEYEEKLEKTRWDLEEDFAAQKELLEKNMNDRLEQLRIDIAQKEEREIQKLIAEMDEARLENLKKVKAELEVCYEKERQEILTNLKIELDERKKELLELRNQEMGKLEDEHERDLGEEKLAKLSEIELTKQHNERMETLKKELEKEFDEVRAELWVRQREKITKITEDHEKCLEDILRNFRIDETVAQQQIYKQRLGDIWPGRSVEIKARKLAEQRSFQQESVDIEKMRSENRLMQDKYTALREKYKKLKNDVRLAVERRSWRKAEYNTTSETEKSTSTRTRTDITESSEQNTPVRNTRSSSATRNGKPPEARSAADQSEDQPEADASSSQKTTAPGCQKTAAGTNSKTAAKFESDDTTTTASETNANMMMIRKKKSLGKRTASAVRVSSSAANNSNNNNNNPENPVENIRKQLEKLEDLGDQLPSNETAYTLRYPFQDKAPANASSELEFFRHRIHVERDSVRRAQEALRDQETAFQRRQRAWKQSSARATLEQLVQEERELSDVEVSLHRTKSLLGEKVIHLRHLEQTLERVASARRNENDASSTRNDELTLSDMSSASSGFSSTDVGTDPFIGVDGNHRKPGKPKFGNT
- the Cep164 gene encoding centrosomal protein 164 isoform X2, producing MSISQDSAATIVCREVFDETSHPSNEEVLDYARHLGIDPDAEPHLMDLAREGLMAALPKGWRPCLVESTGAWYYYQTSTGTTTWEHPLDAVYKELVEQARAGNARQMSVEEDSKTTAKELESHEEATLPKEASSSKDPTKCSSKISLPPTRIPTKLTPLKKPEKLEGARRKESLTQEKPLKLQIDKPDTPLANDRAARDYTNLKFQDPMFYECPKLLENVASPSASTVSATPSAKELDLKEVLKRSESLSPRNEKWEQLSCKFSPEESIIDIDKLSASTLFKSEKTEKFDKEKHPSQFGQQKELTLSGGGTMFLKSNRSRDNTPSQEAAKLDDFRAVTISDDTTTVGGDRLKSILREKQSEDDDRPADEERKSVRFDISKEVDIKFMYLEEDWDSESEEQNVRISAVVTNKLTGSVLSAESSDGQSFDDKEDPENREDSESKPDEDTGKSSSSDKPEPSTKNAKIVGKRFVVQNVSENEHRDQMARESLSRDSMSIESSLDYQPNKIDNVKNVRRKSKPKKPAIRFSKERQTDDDDTSDMSKVHQDLDFPGQESGGLKSYEETKAQLMKEHEEDIEMLKKEYEEKLEKTRWDLEEDFAAQKELLEKNMNDRLEQLRIDIAQKEEREIQKLIAEMDEARLENLKKVKAELEVCYEKERQEILTNLKIELDERKKELLELRNQEMGKLEDEHERDLGEEKLAKLSEIELTKQHNERMETLKKELEKEFDEVRAELWVRQREKITKITEDHEKCLEDILRNFRIDETVAQQQIYKQRLGDIWPGRSVEIKARKLAEQRSFQQESVDIEKMRSENRLMQDKYTALREKYKKLKNDVRLAVERRSWRKAEYNTTSETEKSTSTRTRTDITESSEQNTPVRNTRSSSATRNGKPPEARSAADQSEDQPEADASSSQKTTAPGCQKTAAGTNSKTAAKFESDDTTTTASETNANMMMIRKKKSLGKRTASAVRVSSSAANNSNNNNNNPENPVENIRKQLEKLEDLGDQLPSNETAYTLRYPFQDKAPANASSELEFFRHRIHVERDSVRRAQEALRDQETAFQRRQRAWKQSSARATLEQLVQEERELSDVEVSLHRTKSLLGEKVIHLRHLEQTLERVASARRNENDASSTRNDELTLSDMSSASSGFSSTDVGTDPFIGTFGTPNIQSNILSQLTAAQPPAATTQNMIAQYGPNSGFTTSVGTVEKTTSNLMERTWNLRDWLRQARVENTDLITPGQATL